A window from Acropora palmata chromosome 14, jaAcrPala1.3, whole genome shotgun sequence encodes these proteins:
- the LOC141866743 gene encoding uncharacterized protein LOC141866743: MNTLQFLLPNLDRKLLIYWDSEARKTTVIDTETMFDGDCDDPDDFNDEEQNYICLTRPPAHKLPVEDEYLLVLMKLRMGLSVVDLGERFNIAESTVNNIFLTWINYLFITLGSIKIWPHRDIILQNAPAEFLEKHPNNIVIIDATELKIEVPSALQKHSESYSTYKSHTTLKCLLGVDPKGGIMFVSQLYEGSISDKQIVQRSGFLDILDKKVMVGEIKKGDAIMADKGFDIQNDLKKLGLQLNIPPFLKDKVGFEEDDVIKTQTIARHRIHVERAICKVRRFRIFHSVIPVSMLGCINQIWTVACLLSNFQNPVLA, encoded by the coding sequence ATGAACACGTTGCAGTTTTTACTGCCAAACTTAGATAGAAAACTGTTAATTTACTGGGATAGTGAAGCAAGAAAAACTACTGTCATTGATACAGAAACAATGTTTGATGGTGATTGTGATGACCCAGACGATTTCAACGATGAAGAACAAAATTACATCTGTTTAACACGTCCTCCAGCACACAAACTGCCCGTTGAGGATGAGTACCTTCTTGTTTTAATGAAACTTCGAATGGGTTTAAGCGTCGTTGATCTGGGAGAAAGGTTCAATATTGCCGAGAGTACAGTTAATAATATATTCCTTACCTGGATAAACTACCTGTTTATCACACTTGGAAGCATTAAAATTTGGCCACATAGAgatattattttacaaaacgCACCTGCAGAATTCTTGGAGAAGCATCCAAATAACATTGTCATTATTGATGCAACTGAACTGAAGATTGAAGTCCCAAGTGCACTTCAGAAGCACAGTGAAAGTTATAGTACATATAAGTCTCACACAACATTAAAATGTCTTCTTGGTGTTGATCCCAAAGGTGGGATCATGTTTGTATCTCAACTTTATGAGGGCTCTATTAGTGATAAGCAAATAGTTCAGAGAAGTGGTTTCCTAGATATCCTAGATAAAAAAGTAATGGttggtgaaataaaaaaaggggATGCCATCATGGCTGACAAAGGTTTTGAtattcaaaatgatttaaagaaACTAGGTTTGCAACTTAATATCCCTCCCTTTTTGAAAGACAAGGTTGGTTTTGAAGAAGATGATGTTATTAAAACCCAAACAATTGCAAGGCACCGCATACATGTGGAGAGAGCTATTTGCAAGGTTAGAAGGTTCCGAATATTTCATTCAGTCATTCCAGTTTCTATGTTGGGATGTATAAATCAAATATGGACAGTGGCTTGCCTGTtgtcaaatttccaaaacCCCGTTCTTGCATGA
- the LOC141866344 gene encoding uncharacterized protein LOC141866344, with the protein MAAVCFCCRSHVQCCSCYYFSADRNWSKTLRNFPKISILTCSDWLAQGGKKNAGEKSYKFFREGDQEPSLSMNTVFGNVPLGACLAYQLQDHGRPNTRFVSNRIRGSFVTAVQCSEFIDLPVGIDDKTSFDLTELNMLNQPDLTSFFTDHIVIDKSESYSLEQRTVLQGESAEWVEQHKFRLTASNFGKVYSRIQRPSESMLKSIFCPKDMSNVRAISHGKGKEKVARTIYARKMQQQVPGFAIFDAGISVHPKFPYLGATPDGKVFDPSSSSKFGLLEIKCPFSKRGDTLDQASSDPHFYIEKVGADFFLKKTHSYYAQVQGQLALTGLPWCDFCVYLSGSNEMCVDRIHFDSDYWENELLPKLKNFFFNSALSFIVGKAKRAQSCSRTNEELVLVGSHT; encoded by the exons atggcggctgtatGCTTTTGTTGTCGGAGTCATGTGCAGTGCTGTTCGTGTTATTACTTTAGTGCGGACAgaaattggtcaaaaaccttGAGAAATTTCCCTAAAATCAGTATTTTGACTTGTTCAGACTGGCTTGCACaaggaggaaagaaaaatgcaggTGAAAAGAGCTACAAGTTCTTTCGAGAAGG TGACCAAGAACCATCTTTATCGATGAACACAGTATTTGGAAATGTTCCGCTTGGTGCTTGCTTGGCATATCAGTTACAGGACCATGGTCGACCCAACACAAGGTTTGTTAGTAACCGTATAAGGGGCAGTTTTGTTACTGCCGTGCAGTGTTCTGAGTTTATTGATCTTCCAGTTGGTATTGACGACAAGACATCCTTTGATTTGACTGAACTGAACATGTTAAACCAGCCTGACCTGACTTCTTTCTTCACTGACCACATAGTTATAGATAAAAGTGAGTCTTACTCTTTAGAACAGAGAACAGTGTTGCAGGGTGAATCAGCTGAATGGGTGGAACAGCATAAGTTCAGGCTTACTGcatcaaattttggaaaagtttATTCAAGGATTCAGAGGCCTTCAGAGTCAATGCTGAAAAGTATTTTTTGCCCCAAGGATATGTCTAATGTAAGAGCTATTTCACATGggaagggaaaagaaaaagttgcacGAACAATATATGCCAGAAAAATGCAACAGCAAGTACCAGGTTTTGCAATATTTGATGCTGGTATTTCCGTTCATCCAAAATTTCCTTATCTTGGTGCAACCCCAGATGGAAAAGTGTTTGATCCATCATCAAGCAGCAAATTTGGATTGCTGGAGATAAAGTGTCCTTTTTCAAAACGAGGGGATACACTTGATCAAGCATCATCAGATCCACACTTTTATATTGAAAAAGTCGGAGCTGATTTTTTCCTTAAGAAAACCCATTCCTATTACGCTCAAGTACAAGGGCAGTTGGCCCTCACTGGGTTACCATGGTGTGATTTTTGTGTATATTTGTCAGGCTCTAATGAAATGTGTGTGGACAGAATTCATTTTGATTCTGATTACTGGGAAAATGAGCTACTGCCCAAATTGAAGAACTTCTTTTTCAATTCTGCACTTTCATTTATTGTTGGGAAAGCAAAGAGAGCTCAAAGCTGTTCAAGAACCAATGAAGAATTAGTACTTGTAGGTAGCCACACATAG